The following proteins are co-located in the Engraulis encrasicolus isolate BLACKSEA-1 chromosome 2, IST_EnEncr_1.0, whole genome shotgun sequence genome:
- the LOC134436021 gene encoding uncharacterized protein LOC134436021 isoform X2: protein MMCEFVPEQPVDCSIYALRVEFWPKDPQLKRGYECPLKNSTDKECGCSIEIAKGFLLAEDSTVTLRRVDNGTELKRTVISTEGTIKPKTPTMTNVTLTRAGQTTVIWRTNYEDSKVVQPGFTEKLVTEIYFKEKNAKEWDTSIVKAMHKTHLDMLLEPNTEYIFKARVYHSEYLKYSDWSEEFQYATLDSGEDVSKKVIPVLVVILVFIVCTLACCYAKIKKEWWSKISSTPKIGPIDHLKSQEKMFLNPEKTTTSSLMVDIFKTDIMEEEKSIAVSSVGGSSGHFSNAESSKTSLGDYGRVTSLHEEDLKDAQLFPERVSLAFQHDMEQARRIRLDQVPGLALKCQSVGISQGSESERGSSPTYDQSSSSGSSFNNRCYSPLVPNHGQSSFFTMSSGSGSDHGYQSDGSGGVSPVSLTADHVTPFVQTDFDYRSCDGCLIGKVEPISQFTGVSPLQLVSSSGEADERLMKMGGQGQALSTCVDMLEKGKEWGMEQFPPCLPQQTGAILVEDDYRPF, encoded by the exons ATGATGTGCGAATTTGTACCCGAGCAGCCGGTTGACTGCTCCATATATGCGCTGCGTGTGGAATTCTGGCCAAAAGACCCTCAACTTAAAAG GGGATACGAGTGCCCTCTGAAGAATTCCACTGACAAGGAATGTGGCTGCTCAATTGAAATCGCAAAGGGATTTTTGCTGGCTGAGGACAGTACAGTAACCTTAAGAAGGGTTGACAATGGGACGGAACTCAAACGCACAGTTATTAGTACGGAAGGCACAA TAAAGCCAAAAACGCCAACGATGACCAATGTCACGCTGACAAGAGCTGGGCAAACTACGGTGATATGGCGGACCAACTATGAAGACTCAAAGGTCGTACAGCCTGGTTTTACAGAAAAACTGGTGACGGAAATTTACTTCAAGGAAAAGAATGCCAAAGAATGG GACACATCTATTGTTAAGGCAATGCATAAAACACATCTAGACATGTTATTGGAGCCAAATACTGAGTATATTTTCAAGGCTAGAGTGTACCACTCCGAGTATTTGAAGTACAGTGACTGGAGTGAAGAATTTCAATATG CTACATTGGACTCTGGCGAAGATGTGTCTAAAAAAGTGATCCCAGTCCTGGTTGTGATCCTGGTCTTCATTGTGTGTACATTAGCATGCTGCTATGCAAA AATCAAGAAAGAGTGGTGGAGCAAAATATCCTCAACTCCAAAAATTGGGCCTATTGATCATCTTAAATCACAAGAAAAAATG TTTCTCAACCCAGAGAAGACTACAACATCTAGTCTCATGGTGGACATCTTTAAAACTGACAtcatggaagaggagaagag CATAGCGGTCTCCTCGGTCGGCGGTAGCAGTGGACACTTCAGCAACGCGGAGAGCTCCAAGACATCTCTCGGGGACTACGGCCGCGTCACCTCCCTCCACGAGGAAGATCTGAAAGACGCCCAGCTCTTCCCGGAGCGCGTGAGCTTGGCTTTCCAGCACGACATGGAGCAGGCACGTCGGATCCGGTTGGACCAAGTACCTGGCCTAGCACTGAAGTGCCAGAGCGTCGGCATATCGCAAGGGTCCGAGTCGGAGCGAGGGTCGAGTCCCACTTATGACCAGTCATCCTCCTCTGGCTCGTCTTTCAACAACAGGTGCTACTCGCCACTCGTGCCCAATCACGGCCAGTCCTCCTTCTTCACCATgtccagtggcagtggcagtgaccaCGGCTACCAGTCGGACGGCAGCGGCGGGGTGTCCCCCGTGTCATTGACCGCAGACCACGTCACTCCATTCGTCCAGACAGACTTTGACTATCGATCGTGCGACGGGTGTCTGATCGGCAAGGTAGAGCCCATCTCCCAGTTCACAGGTGTTTCACCTCTTCAGCTTGTCAGCTCCTCCGGCGAGGCTGATGAGAGGCTGATGAAGATGGGAGGACAGGGCCAGGCACTGAGCACATGTGTGGACATgctggagaaagggaaggagtggGGGATGGAGCAGTTCCCGCCTTGCCTCCCTCAACAGACTGGAGCCATCCTGGTGGAGGATGATTATCGGCCTTTCTGA
- the LOC134436021 gene encoding uncharacterized protein LOC134436021 isoform X1 codes for MLKTSVLIVVFVLIRDAASVDLHCVNDFDTIMMCEFVPEQPVDCSIYALRVEFWPKDPQLKRGYECPLKNSTDKECGCSIEIAKGFLLAEDSTVTLRRVDNGTELKRTVISTEGTIKPKTPTMTNVTLTRAGQTTVIWRTNYEDSKVVQPGFTEKLVTEIYFKEKNAKEWDTSIVKAMHKTHLDMLLEPNTEYIFKARVYHSEYLKYSDWSEEFQYATLDSGEDVSKKVIPVLVVILVFIVCTLACCYAKIKKEWWSKISSTPKIGPIDHLKSQEKMFLNPEKTTTSSLMVDIFKTDIMEEEKSIAVSSVGGSSGHFSNAESSKTSLGDYGRVTSLHEEDLKDAQLFPERVSLAFQHDMEQARRIRLDQVPGLALKCQSVGISQGSESERGSSPTYDQSSSSGSSFNNRCYSPLVPNHGQSSFFTMSSGSGSDHGYQSDGSGGVSPVSLTADHVTPFVQTDFDYRSCDGCLIGKVEPISQFTGVSPLQLVSSSGEADERLMKMGGQGQALSTCVDMLEKGKEWGMEQFPPCLPQQTGAILVEDDYRPF; via the exons ATGCTGAAAACAAGTGTTCTGATTGTCGTCTTTGTTTTGATCCGTG ACGCCGCGTCAGTGGACTTGCATTGCGTCAATGACTTTGACACTATCATGATGTGCGAATTTGTACCCGAGCAGCCGGTTGACTGCTCCATATATGCGCTGCGTGTGGAATTCTGGCCAAAAGACCCTCAACTTAAAAG GGGATACGAGTGCCCTCTGAAGAATTCCACTGACAAGGAATGTGGCTGCTCAATTGAAATCGCAAAGGGATTTTTGCTGGCTGAGGACAGTACAGTAACCTTAAGAAGGGTTGACAATGGGACGGAACTCAAACGCACAGTTATTAGTACGGAAGGCACAA TAAAGCCAAAAACGCCAACGATGACCAATGTCACGCTGACAAGAGCTGGGCAAACTACGGTGATATGGCGGACCAACTATGAAGACTCAAAGGTCGTACAGCCTGGTTTTACAGAAAAACTGGTGACGGAAATTTACTTCAAGGAAAAGAATGCCAAAGAATGG GACACATCTATTGTTAAGGCAATGCATAAAACACATCTAGACATGTTATTGGAGCCAAATACTGAGTATATTTTCAAGGCTAGAGTGTACCACTCCGAGTATTTGAAGTACAGTGACTGGAGTGAAGAATTTCAATATG CTACATTGGACTCTGGCGAAGATGTGTCTAAAAAAGTGATCCCAGTCCTGGTTGTGATCCTGGTCTTCATTGTGTGTACATTAGCATGCTGCTATGCAAA AATCAAGAAAGAGTGGTGGAGCAAAATATCCTCAACTCCAAAAATTGGGCCTATTGATCATCTTAAATCACAAGAAAAAATG TTTCTCAACCCAGAGAAGACTACAACATCTAGTCTCATGGTGGACATCTTTAAAACTGACAtcatggaagaggagaagag CATAGCGGTCTCCTCGGTCGGCGGTAGCAGTGGACACTTCAGCAACGCGGAGAGCTCCAAGACATCTCTCGGGGACTACGGCCGCGTCACCTCCCTCCACGAGGAAGATCTGAAAGACGCCCAGCTCTTCCCGGAGCGCGTGAGCTTGGCTTTCCAGCACGACATGGAGCAGGCACGTCGGATCCGGTTGGACCAAGTACCTGGCCTAGCACTGAAGTGCCAGAGCGTCGGCATATCGCAAGGGTCCGAGTCGGAGCGAGGGTCGAGTCCCACTTATGACCAGTCATCCTCCTCTGGCTCGTCTTTCAACAACAGGTGCTACTCGCCACTCGTGCCCAATCACGGCCAGTCCTCCTTCTTCACCATgtccagtggcagtggcagtgaccaCGGCTACCAGTCGGACGGCAGCGGCGGGGTGTCCCCCGTGTCATTGACCGCAGACCACGTCACTCCATTCGTCCAGACAGACTTTGACTATCGATCGTGCGACGGGTGTCTGATCGGCAAGGTAGAGCCCATCTCCCAGTTCACAGGTGTTTCACCTCTTCAGCTTGTCAGCTCCTCCGGCGAGGCTGATGAGAGGCTGATGAAGATGGGAGGACAGGGCCAGGCACTGAGCACATGTGTGGACATgctggagaaagggaaggagtggGGGATGGAGCAGTTCCCGCCTTGCCTCCCTCAACAGACTGGAGCCATCCTGGTGGAGGATGATTATCGGCCTTTCTGA